ATCGTGAGGGAAATCGAGCACGCCAAGGGCCGCGCGCTGGCCGTGGCCGGCTCTGTCACCGACGAGACCCACGCGCAAAATGCCGTTGCCCAAGCCGTGCTTGCGTTCGGTACCTTGAACGTGCTGGTCAACAACGCCGGCATCCTCACCTTCGGCAAACCGCTGCACGAAACGGACGAGGCGACGTGGAACGAAATGATGAGCGTAAACCTCACCGGCTCCTACCGCATGACCAAGGCGGCCGTGCCGGCGATGCTCAAGGCGGGTAGCGGCTCGATCATCAACGTGTCGTCCGTTGCCTCGCTGGTCGGTCTTCCCATGCTGGCCGCCTACAGCGCGACAAAAGGCGGCCTGGATACGCTGACGCGCTGCGTGGCCATCGACTACGCGCCGCAGAAGATTCGCTGCAATTCGGTTTGTCCGGGCCTGGTGAACACACCGATGGCTTCGGACTTGATCGAGAACAAGGACGCGCTGGCGCAGATCATGACCGCCTATCCGCTCGGCCGTCCGGGCACGTCGGCCGAAATCGCGAAGCTGATTCTGTATCTGGCCTCCGACGAATCGTCGTGGATGACGGGAGCGGTGATTCCGATAGACGGCGGAATGACGGCTCATTGACAACGGTGAAGTCTGAACGTCGAATGATGAATGCAATCCTGGAAAGATCGACCATGGCGCATTTGCGATACGGATTCCTTCTGCTTCTCACGATGGCGACGTGCATTGGTGTTGTCAGTATGCCGGCGATTGCCCAGACCCCTGTCGCGTTTCCCGGCACCGTCCTCAAAGTGGACGCGGCCGCCGGCAAGCTGGCCGTAAAAAAAGACGGCACCCGCTTTACCTTTGTCATCGACGGCAAGACCCGATTTGAGGGCGGCGCAAAGAGCCTTACGGATGTAAAGGCCGGTGACGCCGTCACCGTCACCTATCTCTTGATGGGCAACCAGTACGTCGCGCAAAATATCGCCAAGAAATAAGCATGGAAATCAACGCGCACACGCAGTTGTGCGGGCTGCTC
The Nitrospira sp. DNA segment above includes these coding regions:
- a CDS encoding SDR family oxidoreductase, translating into MSRLKGKVALITGGGTGIGAACAREFAREGAAVVVTGRRKDVLETIVREIEHAKGRALAVAGSVTDETHAQNAVAQAVLAFGTLNVLVNNAGILTFGKPLHETDEATWNEMMSVNLTGSYRMTKAAVPAMLKAGSGSIINVSSVASLVGLPMLAAYSATKGGLDTLTRCVAIDYAPQKIRCNSVCPGLVNTPMASDLIENKDALAQIMTAYPLGRPGTSAEIAKLILYLASDESSWMTGAVIPIDGGMTAH